One part of the Podarcis muralis chromosome 3, rPodMur119.hap1.1, whole genome shotgun sequence genome encodes these proteins:
- the KIF16B gene encoding kinesin-like protein KIF16B isoform X10, with translation MSDLSKSCENLSAVMLYNPGLFPIKGPICLRLEFERQQREELEKLESKRKLIEEMEEKQKSNKAELERMQQEVESQRKETEIVQLQIRKQEENLKRKSFHIESRMKDLLAEKEKFEEERLREQQEIELQKKKQEEEFFARVKEELQRLQELNQNEKAEKMQIFRELEKLKKEKEEQYIKLELEKRRLEEEERDQVLLVANLEEQLRDKQAMIHLVKLGDAQRAEEEKKNLEDIRESLLRVKEARSEGDENSEELEKAQYNYMDFKRRQLEQLTSLERDLVQQRDHLEKDVAEEHENLNRLKCAHAQHLNLEKNDEMDAALTVEECSKIKSCEYRLQLKERQLVHLTNNHLPALLEEKQRASEVLDRGLQNLDNTLYEVEKEMEEKEDQLAQYRATASQLQQLQETFEFTANVARQEEKVRKKEKEILESKQKQQREALEQAVAKLERRHSALQRHSTIEIEEQKQKLATLNSSCSEQAGLQATLEAEQKALEEDREHLDFQIQQLKQKIYEGDGVEKGSLGAGEERLSHSSSPSSVTKSQSHFIPLVDDRINAFIEEEVQRRLQNIHYTCGENNNSLLQSAELSKDNEKFYNDTAQRKLKYEKMPLYGFLALPTNDSQCYTSEDTRIADISKQDESIDAFNPHWRRVPEFCMTQKTTNKKRQLGQEYIRWLCSNECDSNQPKVINSKRTCSKYSADFHLQAHDRYGMIHSSESKSACSHFDSTGLAATIWGPSSLGAESDLVVDCRIPPSELLASAKHQSGACISLSLREHSNQIPQICAQIPNQQLDERATNASQIRLPESHVGTKQRYGLGHLFSKFSSIYSDTNYQAFKSSWFSKQIKGLASLCDKNETCTQMVSFVKDFPFIKKIQLNLLLGVNKNSFNDASIIPGSPVPKDEDMKFLHSGISIDMCTADHSERYTYFPRREKLETSLVLKQNFVCFSDGLLKLQLCSQDELLQYVTYILPEICAKPDELKGIYWIAVGNRNRSGPEPACLLLLSSVLYAITTSANPLESSPDSLEIFHVFPITTLREIQIGYAGQSIRLLCSNEENIMKIFTFNKYFTQRICHDILSIVISSSESAYLNHPLLKGDLLHLSLDWASAISDLVFENGLRLSCSFEANLADLVYLLHGNMGINKPPLGEIQILLYTTVKLEGKIRSLVLTNTHVGLVEEDSIFCPVPSPLHSLVDQLQFDKIQLHCLSELKCIVVLEKENLIEIELVFSRAGKVGCDSFRSLACISQREAFTQLRTASPFCHAQPSTPPYIWKLTFSSNEDAIKLMLHLTGQ, from the exons ATGTCAGATCTTTCGAAATCTTGTGAAAACCTCTCAGCAGTTATGCTGTATAATCCAGG CCTTTTCCCTATTAAAGGACCAATCTGTCTAAG attaGAATTTGAGAGACAGCAACGAGAagaactcgaaaaattagaaagTAAAAG aaAGCTGATAGAAGAAATGGAGGAAAAGCAAAAGTCTAACAAAGCTGAACTAGAAAGAATGCAGCAAGAAGTGGAGTCTCAACGTAAGGAAACGGAAATAGTTCAGCTGCAAATCCGAAAGCAAGAGGAGAATCTTAAAAGGAAAAGCTTTCATATAGAAAGCAGGATGAAAGACTTGCTGGCAGAAAAGGAGAAATTTGAAGAAGAGAGATTACGTGAGCAGCAAGAAATAGAGcttcaaaaaaagaaacaagaagaagaatttttTGCTCGAGTTAAAGAAGAACTTCAGCGATTACAAGAGCTCAATCAGAATGAAAAAGCGGAGAAAATGCAGATTTTCCGAGAACTGGAAAagcttaaaaaggaaaaagaggagcAGTATATCAAGTTAGAATTGGAAAAAAGGAGgttggaagaggaagaaagggatCAAGTATTACTGGTGGCAAACTTAGAAGAGCAGCTCAGAGACAAACAAGCCATGATACATCTGGTCAAACTAGGAGATGCGCAAAgggctgaagaagagaagaagaatctTGAAGACATCAGAGAGTCCCTCTTGCGAGTCAAAGAGGCCAGATCTGAAGGAGATGAAAACAGCGAAGAGTTAGAAAAGGCACAGTACAACTACATGGATTTCAAGAGGAGGCAGCTAGAACAGCTAACTAGTTTAGAGAGAGACTTGGTTCAGCAAAGGGATCATCTAGAAAAAGACGTAGCTGAGGAACATGAAAATCTGAATCGTTTGAAGTGTGCACACGCACAACATTTAAACCTTGAGAAAAATGATGAAATGGATGCTGCCTTGACAGTTGAAGAATGTAGCAAAATAAAATCATGTGAATACAGGCTGCAGCTTAAAGAACGGCAGCTTGTGCATCTGACAAATAACCATTTGCCAGCTTTGctggaagaaaagcagagagCCTCTGAAGTTCTTGATAGAGGCCTGCAGAACTTAGACAATACTCTTTATGAAGTtgaaaaagaaatggaagaaaaagaagaccaGCTAGCGCAGTACAGGGCAACTGCCAGCCAGCTGCAGCAGCTTCAAGAGACATTTGAATTCACTGCCAATGTAGCTCGTCAAGAAGAGAAAGTTcggaagaaggagaaagaaattcTAGAATCAAAGCAAAAGCAGCAGCGAGAGGCACTGGAGCAAGCGGTGGCTAAGTTGGAAAGGCGACACTCTGCTTTGCAACGTCATTCAACCATAGAAATTGAGGAGCAAAAACAGAAGCTTGCAACTCTGAACAGCAGTTGCAGCGAGCAGGCAGGCCTGCAAGCTACTCTAGAGGCAGAACAAAAAGCCTTGGAAGAAGACAGAGAACA CTTGGACTTCCAAATACAGCAGTTAAAGCAGAAGATATATGAAGGCGATGGGGTTGAAAAAGGGTCCCTAGGAGCTGGAGAAGAGAGATTGTCCCATAGCAGTTCCCCTTCTAGTGTTACAAAATCGCAATCCCACTTTATTCCATTGGTAGATGACAG AATAAATGCCTTTATTGAAGAAGAAGTTCAAAGACGCCTTCAAAACATACACTATACatgtggagaaaataataatagcctCCTGCAGTCTGCAGAACTTTCAAAG GATAACGAGAAGTTTTATAACGACACTGCTCAACGCAAGTTGAAGTATGAG AAAATGCCCCTTTATGGCTTTCTCGCTCTACCTACTAATGACAGCCAATGTTATACAAGTGAAGATACAAGAATAGCAGACATCAGTAAGCAGGACGAAAGCATAGATGCATTCAATCCTCATTGGAGAAGAGTCCCGGAGTTCTGCATGACTCAAAAAACTACAAATAAAAAAAGACAGTTAGGACAAGAATACATCCGCTGGCTGTGCAGTAATGAATGTGACTCGAATCAACCCAAAGTCATAAATAGCAAGAGAACTTGCTCCAAATATTCTGCAGATTTTCATCTTCAGGCTCATGACAGATATGGAATGATTCATTCATCAGAAAGCAAATCTGCATGCTCTCATTTCGACAGCACAGGCTTAGCTGCTACTATTTGGGGACCCAGTAGTTTGGGAGCAGAATCTGATCTTGTTGTTGACTGCCGTATTCCTCCCTCAGAACTTTTAGCCTCTGCCAAACATCAGTCCGGagcttgcatttctctctctctcagagaacACAGTAACCAGATCCCCCAAATTTGTGCCCAGATTCCAAACCAGCAGTTAGATGAGAGAGCTACGAATGCCAGCCAGATACGTCTCCCAGAGTCCCATGTGGGAACAAAGCAGCGTTATGGGCTGGGACATCTCTTCAGCAAATTCTCCAGTATTTACAGTGATACCAACTATCAAGCGTTTAAGAGTAGCTGGTTTTCTAAGCAGATCAAAGGTCTGGCCAGTCTGTGTGACAAAAATGAGACATGTACACAAATGGTGTCATTTGTGAAAGACTttccatttattaaaaaaatacagttaaaTCTTCTTTTAGGTGTGAACAAGAATAGTTTCAATGATGCAAGTATCATTCCAGGAAGTCCTGTGCCAAAAGATGAAGATATGAAGTTCTTACACTCTGGCATTTCAATTGATATGTGTACAGCAGATCATTCTGAGAGATATACTTACTTTCCCAGAAGGGAAAAACTGGAAACTAGCCTTGTGCTTAAGCAAAATTTTGTGTGCTTTTCAGATGGGCTTCTGAAATTGCAGCTGTGCTCTCAGGATGAACTGTTGCAATATGTGACCTATATCTTGCCAGAAATTTGTGCCAAACCTGATGAGTTAAAAGGAATCTACTGGATTGCTGTAGGAAACCGTAACAGATCTGGACCAGAGCCTGCATGCTTGCTTTTACTTAGTTCCGTCCTGTATGCCATTACTACATCAGCCAATCCACtggagagcagtccagactctcTGGAAATTTTTCATGTTTTCCCAATTACTACATTAAGAGAAATCCAAATTGGCTATGCTGGACAGAGCATCAGACTTTTGTGTTCTAAtgaagaaaatataatgaaaatatttACCTTTAACAAATATTTCACACAAAGAATATGCCACGACATACTTAGCATTGTAATATCATCATCTGAGTCTGCTTACTTAAATCACCCACTCCTGAAAGGAGATCTGTTGCACCTTTCGCTTGACTGGGCTTCAGCAATCTCCGATTTGGTTTTTGAAAATGGTTTGCGTCTCTCATGCAGCTTTGAGGCCAATTTAGCTGATCTGGTGTACCTGCTCCATGGAAACATGGGAATCAACAAGCCCCCTTTAGGAGAAATTCAGATACTGCTCTATACAACAGTAAAACTAGAGGGCAAAATCCGATCACTAGTCCTTACAAATACTCATGTAGGTCTTGTAGAGGAAGATAGTATCTTCTGCCCAGTTCCTAGCCCTTTACATTCCCTAGTTGACCAATTGCAATTTGACAAAATTCAGCTGCATTGTTTGAGTGAGCTCAAGTGTATAGTTGTCCTGGAGAAAGAAAATCTAATTGAAATTGAGCTTGTATTTTCTCGTGCAGGTAAGGTTGGCTGTGATTCATTCCGCAGTTTGGCTTGCATTTCTCAGAGAGAAGCATTTACCCAACTGAGAACTGCTTCACCCTTTTGTCATGCCCAACCTAGCACTCCACCATATATCTGGAAATTGACTTTCAGTTCAAATGAAGATGCCATTAAGCTAATGCTGCATTTGACAGGACAGTAA
- the KIF16B gene encoding kinesin-like protein KIF16B isoform X11, whose amino-acid sequence MSDLSKSCENLSAVMLYNPGLEFERQQREELEKLESKRKLIEEMEEKQKSNKAELERMQQEVESQRKETEIVQLQIRKQEENLKRKSFHIESRMKDLLAEKEKFEEERLREQQEIELQKKKQEEEFFARVKEELQRLQELNQNEKAEKMQIFRELEKLKKEKEEQYIKLELEKRRLEEEERDQVLLVANLEEQLRDKQAMIHLVKLGDAQRAEEEKKNLEDIRESLLRVKEARSEGDENSEELEKAQYNYMDFKRRQLEQLTSLERDLVQQRDHLEKDVAEEHENLNRLKCAHAQHLNLEKNDEMDAALTVEECSKIKSCEYRLQLKERQLVHLTNNHLPALLEEKQRASEVLDRGLQNLDNTLYEVEKEMEEKEDQLAQYRATASQLQQLQETFEFTANVARQEEKVRKKEKEILESKQKQQREALEQAVAKLERRHSALQRHSTIEIEEQKQKLATLNSSCSEQAGLQATLEAEQKALEEDREHLDFQIQQLKQKIYEGDGVEKGSLGAGEERLSHSSSPSSVTKSQSHFIPLVDDRINAFIEEEVQRRLQNIHYTCGENNNSLLQSAELSKDNEKFYNDTAQRKLKYEKMPLYGFLALPTNDSQCYTSEDTRIADISKQDESIDAFNPHWRRVPEFCMTQKTTNKKRQLGQEYIRWLCSNECDSNQPKVINSKRTCSKYSADFHLQAHDRYGMIHSSESKSACSHFDSTGLAATIWGPSSLGAESDLVVDCRIPPSELLASAKHQSGACISLSLREHSNQIPQICAQIPNQQLDERATNASQIRLPESHVGTKQRYGLGHLFSKFSSIYSDTNYQAFKSSWFSKQIKGLASLCDKNETCTQMVSFVKDFPFIKKIQLNLLLGVNKNSFNDASIIPGSPVPKDEDMKFLHSGISIDMCTADHSERYTYFPRREKLETSLVLKQNFVCFSDGLLKLQLCSQDELLQYVTYILPEICAKPDELKGIYWIAVGNRNRSGPEPACLLLLSSVLYAITTSANPLESSPDSLEIFHVFPITTLREIQIGYAGQSIRLLCSNEENIMKIFTFNKYFTQRICHDILSIVISSSESAYLNHPLLKGDLLHLSLDWASAISDLVFENGLRLSCSFEANLADLVYLLHGNMGINKPPLGEIQILLYTTVKLEGKIRSLVLTNTHVGLVEEDSIFCPVPSPLHSLVDQLQFDKIQLHCLSELKCIVVLEKENLIEIELVFSRAGKVGCDSFRSLACISQREAFTQLRTASPFCHAQPSTPPYIWKLTFSSNEDAIKLMLHLTGQ is encoded by the exons ATGTCAGATCTTTCGAAATCTTGTGAAAACCTCTCAGCAGTTATGCTGTATAATCCAGG attaGAATTTGAGAGACAGCAACGAGAagaactcgaaaaattagaaagTAAAAG aaAGCTGATAGAAGAAATGGAGGAAAAGCAAAAGTCTAACAAAGCTGAACTAGAAAGAATGCAGCAAGAAGTGGAGTCTCAACGTAAGGAAACGGAAATAGTTCAGCTGCAAATCCGAAAGCAAGAGGAGAATCTTAAAAGGAAAAGCTTTCATATAGAAAGCAGGATGAAAGACTTGCTGGCAGAAAAGGAGAAATTTGAAGAAGAGAGATTACGTGAGCAGCAAGAAATAGAGcttcaaaaaaagaaacaagaagaagaatttttTGCTCGAGTTAAAGAAGAACTTCAGCGATTACAAGAGCTCAATCAGAATGAAAAAGCGGAGAAAATGCAGATTTTCCGAGAACTGGAAAagcttaaaaaggaaaaagaggagcAGTATATCAAGTTAGAATTGGAAAAAAGGAGgttggaagaggaagaaagggatCAAGTATTACTGGTGGCAAACTTAGAAGAGCAGCTCAGAGACAAACAAGCCATGATACATCTGGTCAAACTAGGAGATGCGCAAAgggctgaagaagagaagaagaatctTGAAGACATCAGAGAGTCCCTCTTGCGAGTCAAAGAGGCCAGATCTGAAGGAGATGAAAACAGCGAAGAGTTAGAAAAGGCACAGTACAACTACATGGATTTCAAGAGGAGGCAGCTAGAACAGCTAACTAGTTTAGAGAGAGACTTGGTTCAGCAAAGGGATCATCTAGAAAAAGACGTAGCTGAGGAACATGAAAATCTGAATCGTTTGAAGTGTGCACACGCACAACATTTAAACCTTGAGAAAAATGATGAAATGGATGCTGCCTTGACAGTTGAAGAATGTAGCAAAATAAAATCATGTGAATACAGGCTGCAGCTTAAAGAACGGCAGCTTGTGCATCTGACAAATAACCATTTGCCAGCTTTGctggaagaaaagcagagagCCTCTGAAGTTCTTGATAGAGGCCTGCAGAACTTAGACAATACTCTTTATGAAGTtgaaaaagaaatggaagaaaaagaagaccaGCTAGCGCAGTACAGGGCAACTGCCAGCCAGCTGCAGCAGCTTCAAGAGACATTTGAATTCACTGCCAATGTAGCTCGTCAAGAAGAGAAAGTTcggaagaaggagaaagaaattcTAGAATCAAAGCAAAAGCAGCAGCGAGAGGCACTGGAGCAAGCGGTGGCTAAGTTGGAAAGGCGACACTCTGCTTTGCAACGTCATTCAACCATAGAAATTGAGGAGCAAAAACAGAAGCTTGCAACTCTGAACAGCAGTTGCAGCGAGCAGGCAGGCCTGCAAGCTACTCTAGAGGCAGAACAAAAAGCCTTGGAAGAAGACAGAGAACA CTTGGACTTCCAAATACAGCAGTTAAAGCAGAAGATATATGAAGGCGATGGGGTTGAAAAAGGGTCCCTAGGAGCTGGAGAAGAGAGATTGTCCCATAGCAGTTCCCCTTCTAGTGTTACAAAATCGCAATCCCACTTTATTCCATTGGTAGATGACAG AATAAATGCCTTTATTGAAGAAGAAGTTCAAAGACGCCTTCAAAACATACACTATACatgtggagaaaataataatagcctCCTGCAGTCTGCAGAACTTTCAAAG GATAACGAGAAGTTTTATAACGACACTGCTCAACGCAAGTTGAAGTATGAG AAAATGCCCCTTTATGGCTTTCTCGCTCTACCTACTAATGACAGCCAATGTTATACAAGTGAAGATACAAGAATAGCAGACATCAGTAAGCAGGACGAAAGCATAGATGCATTCAATCCTCATTGGAGAAGAGTCCCGGAGTTCTGCATGACTCAAAAAACTACAAATAAAAAAAGACAGTTAGGACAAGAATACATCCGCTGGCTGTGCAGTAATGAATGTGACTCGAATCAACCCAAAGTCATAAATAGCAAGAGAACTTGCTCCAAATATTCTGCAGATTTTCATCTTCAGGCTCATGACAGATATGGAATGATTCATTCATCAGAAAGCAAATCTGCATGCTCTCATTTCGACAGCACAGGCTTAGCTGCTACTATTTGGGGACCCAGTAGTTTGGGAGCAGAATCTGATCTTGTTGTTGACTGCCGTATTCCTCCCTCAGAACTTTTAGCCTCTGCCAAACATCAGTCCGGagcttgcatttctctctctctcagagaacACAGTAACCAGATCCCCCAAATTTGTGCCCAGATTCCAAACCAGCAGTTAGATGAGAGAGCTACGAATGCCAGCCAGATACGTCTCCCAGAGTCCCATGTGGGAACAAAGCAGCGTTATGGGCTGGGACATCTCTTCAGCAAATTCTCCAGTATTTACAGTGATACCAACTATCAAGCGTTTAAGAGTAGCTGGTTTTCTAAGCAGATCAAAGGTCTGGCCAGTCTGTGTGACAAAAATGAGACATGTACACAAATGGTGTCATTTGTGAAAGACTttccatttattaaaaaaatacagttaaaTCTTCTTTTAGGTGTGAACAAGAATAGTTTCAATGATGCAAGTATCATTCCAGGAAGTCCTGTGCCAAAAGATGAAGATATGAAGTTCTTACACTCTGGCATTTCAATTGATATGTGTACAGCAGATCATTCTGAGAGATATACTTACTTTCCCAGAAGGGAAAAACTGGAAACTAGCCTTGTGCTTAAGCAAAATTTTGTGTGCTTTTCAGATGGGCTTCTGAAATTGCAGCTGTGCTCTCAGGATGAACTGTTGCAATATGTGACCTATATCTTGCCAGAAATTTGTGCCAAACCTGATGAGTTAAAAGGAATCTACTGGATTGCTGTAGGAAACCGTAACAGATCTGGACCAGAGCCTGCATGCTTGCTTTTACTTAGTTCCGTCCTGTATGCCATTACTACATCAGCCAATCCACtggagagcagtccagactctcTGGAAATTTTTCATGTTTTCCCAATTACTACATTAAGAGAAATCCAAATTGGCTATGCTGGACAGAGCATCAGACTTTTGTGTTCTAAtgaagaaaatataatgaaaatatttACCTTTAACAAATATTTCACACAAAGAATATGCCACGACATACTTAGCATTGTAATATCATCATCTGAGTCTGCTTACTTAAATCACCCACTCCTGAAAGGAGATCTGTTGCACCTTTCGCTTGACTGGGCTTCAGCAATCTCCGATTTGGTTTTTGAAAATGGTTTGCGTCTCTCATGCAGCTTTGAGGCCAATTTAGCTGATCTGGTGTACCTGCTCCATGGAAACATGGGAATCAACAAGCCCCCTTTAGGAGAAATTCAGATACTGCTCTATACAACAGTAAAACTAGAGGGCAAAATCCGATCACTAGTCCTTACAAATACTCATGTAGGTCTTGTAGAGGAAGATAGTATCTTCTGCCCAGTTCCTAGCCCTTTACATTCCCTAGTTGACCAATTGCAATTTGACAAAATTCAGCTGCATTGTTTGAGTGAGCTCAAGTGTATAGTTGTCCTGGAGAAAGAAAATCTAATTGAAATTGAGCTTGTATTTTCTCGTGCAGGTAAGGTTGGCTGTGATTCATTCCGCAGTTTGGCTTGCATTTCTCAGAGAGAAGCATTTACCCAACTGAGAACTGCTTCACCCTTTTGTCATGCCCAACCTAGCACTCCACCATATATCTGGAAATTGACTTTCAGTTCAAATGAAGATGCCATTAAGCTAATGCTGCATTTGACAGGACAGTAA